A region from the Gymnogyps californianus isolate 813 chromosome 14, ASM1813914v2, whole genome shotgun sequence genome encodes:
- the NME5 gene encoding nucleoside diphosphate kinase homolog 5 has protein sequence MQMLMPEPQIFVERTLALIKPDVIDKEEEIEDLILRSGFLIVQKRKLQLSPEQCSNFYADQYGKMFFPNLTAYMSSGPLVAMVLARHCAVSYWKELLGPSNSIRARRTHPHSLRAIYGTDDLRNALHGSSSISSAEREIRFMFPEVILEPIPAGQRARDYLNLYVKPTLLAGLTALCKEKPADPMTWLADWLIEHNPNKPRLQHQIIEEEHQG, from the exons CAGATTTTTGTGGAAAGAACCCTGGCTCTCATCAAACCAGATGTCATTgataaagaagaagaaatagagGATCTCATTCTCCGATCAGGATTCCTGATCGTTCAG AAGCGGAAGCTCCAGTTAAGCCCAGAGCAATGTAGCAACTTTTATGCAGATCaatatggaaaaatgttttttcctaatttaacAGCCTATATGAGTTCTGGACCTTTAGTTGCTATGGTTCTTGCCAGACATTGCGCAGTCTCATACTGGAAGGAATTGCTTGGCCCATCAAACAGCATAAGAGCTAGGAGAACTCACCCTCACAG CTTAAGAGCAATCTATGGGACTGACGATCTGAGGAATGCGCTTCACGGCAGTTCCAGCATTTCctcagcagaaagagaaattcgTTTCATGTTTCCAGAAG TGATCCTGGAGCCAATTCCGGCTGGACAAAGAGCTAGGGATTACTTGAACCTTTATGTAAAGCCTACTTTACTAGCTGGGCTCACTGCACTGTGTAAAGAGAAGCCAGCAGATCCAATG ACTTGGCTTGCTGACTGGTTGATTGAACACAATCCTAATAAACCTAGGCTGCAACATCAGATCATTGAAGAAGAGCATCAGGGGTGA